Within the Myxococcaceae bacterium JPH2 genome, the region TCAGTCGGAGTGAGTTCCTCGCCCTCACGGGCCTGCTCGCGGGCACCTCGCTCCTGCCGACCTCCGCGAACGCGGCCCCTGGCAAGCCCGCCGCTCCCGCGAGCACGGGCGGCGCTGCCCCGGCTCGCCCGACGTCACCGCCGCCCTCGCCGGACGAGTGGGAGCGGCTGCGTCACGCCTGCCGCGCCGCCATCCCGCATGAGATTCCCAGCGACGACGGATCCGAACTCATCCGCGTGGGCGAGTGGATGAAGCGCCAGGGCATCCGCGGGGACTTCTACGGCAACAGCGAGTTCATCCAGGCCTTCGAGAAGCGCATCGCGGAGATGCTCGGCTTCGAGGACGGCTGCTACATGCCCACCGGCACCATGGGCCAACTCATCCTCCTGCGCATCCACGCGGACACCACGGGCAAGCGCAGCTTCGGCGTCCACCCGTCCTCGCACCACGTGATGCATGAGGACGATGCAGAGTCCGAGCTGCATGGATTGCAACCCGTGCTGCTCGGGCCGTGGAGCCGCCCGCTGCTGGGCAACGACGTGCGCGAGGCCCGCGAGCCGCTCGGCTCGGTGAGCGTGGAGCTGCCCGTGCGCTGGCTGGGCGGACAGCTCCAGACGTGGGAGCAGTTGGAGGACCTGAAGCACGCGTGCCAGGAGCGCGGCGTGAAGCTGCACATGGATGGCGCGCGGCTGTGGGAGAGCCAGCCCTTCTATGGCCGCTCCTACGCGGACATCTGCCGAGGCTTCGACTCCGTCTACGTCTCCCTCTACAAGATGGTGGGCGCGCTCAGCGGCGCCATGGTGGTGGGCAGCAAGGAGCTGATGCGCTCCGCGCGCCTCTGGCGTCACCGGCACGGTGGCAACCTGTTCCAGATGACGCCCTACGTGGCCTCGGCGGCCATGCGCCTGGACGCCGCGCTCGCGCGCATCCCCGCCTACGTCCAGCGCGCGCGCACGCTCACCGAGGCCCTGGCCGCGGACGCGCGCATCACCGTGCTGCCCCGCCCCGTGCAGACGAACATGTTCCACGTCTTCCTGCGCGGCGACCCCATGGACTTGATGCGCCAGCGCGACCGCATCGCGAAGGAGAGCGGCATCTGGGTGGCGGATGGCTTCGGCCGCACCCGCGTGCCCGGCATCGCGCAGACAGAGATTCAGATCGGCGAGGGCCTGGGCAAGCTCACCGACGCGGAGGCCGCGCGCGCGTTCTGGCGGCTGCTCGAGCCGGCTTAGCCGCCTCGCCCGCGACGCGGACCTCGAAGTCCCGAGCCTCCGGCTCCATGAAGCGCAGGAGGGCCTCGCCCTCCTCCGTGAGCGCCGTTCGCACCGGCTTCGTCAACGCACCGAAGGGCTCCAGCTCCAGCGCCGCCACCGAGCGCTTGAGTTCGCAGGACCAGGTGCCCGCCGCGAAGCCGTCCACCAGGAACGTGGGCAGGATGCGCAGGTTCGCCTTGGAGATGAGCTTGCGATGCGCATCCGCCACCACGCGCGTGCGGTCATCGTGGCCCAGGATCAAGTTGTCGAAGTCGGGGAGGAAGCGCACGGGCGCCTCCACGTCCTCGGACGGCCGCGGCGCCTTCGGCAGATCGAAGAGTTCACGGCCCCGCTCATCGCGGAACGTCACCAGTTGGGGACGCAGTGACTCGAAGGTGTCTTTCAGTCGAGAGAGGCCGGACCACTCCTGCGCATCGGTGACCGAAGCCGGGCCGAACGCCGCGAGGTAGCGCAGCACGAGTTCCCGGGGCGACACGTCAGTGCTCAGCGGAGCGCCCAGCCACGTCTCCGCCACCGCGAAGTCCGTGGTGCCCGGGAATGCCCACGCGTCGTCCTCGGTGGGCACCTGGAGCACGGGCAGCGACATCCGCACGGTGAAGCCCATGGCCCGCTCGTCGAACTTCGGATGGCGCGCGACGAGGAAGTCCCGCAGGGCCTCGAAGGGGCGCGGCTGCTCGTCGAAGAAGGCCCGCGCCTCCGCCACCAGCGCCGGCACGTCCAGGTTCTCCGCGCGCTCGCGCAGGATGGACTTCGCCGACTGCGTGAACAGCTCCTGGAACACGGCCCGCTGCGCGCGGTAGTCCCTCGCGCTCGCCAGGTGCAGCGTGCCGCGCATCAGCGTGCCCCGGACCACCTTGCGCGACAGCAGCAGCTTCGAGAGGTCCTCGCGCTGGAAGTCGCGCACGCGAGACCACAAGCCCAGGAAGGGCGGACGGGCCAATTGCGCCTGGAGTCCCGCGAGGCGCTCGACCGCATCGAGCGTGGAGACCTTCTCGCGAGACAGCAGCATCTGTCGCGCGAGCGTGGCCCGGTTGATTTGGCGCCGAGTCAGCGTGGGGGAGACGGACATTCCCCCACGCTAGTGGAGCCGATGGACTCGCGTCACATCGACTTGCAGTCACGCCACTGGAGCCCCGCCGTGGAGGCGAAATCTAGCAACTGCGGCAGCGCCACGTGCACCTTGTCGTGCACGTCGTGGAACAACACGATGCCTCGCCGCCACAGCAGCATCAGGCTGACGAGCCGGTCCGTCATGGGCGCCGGGCCAATCTTCGCGTTCCAGTCCTGCGAGTCGATGTTCCACAGCACCACCGACGCGCCCTCGCCCTTCAGGAACGTCGTCAGCTCCGCCGAGCGCTGGCCATACGGCGGCCGGAACAGCACCTTCGCGTTGCCCTGGATGCCGAGCGACGCGATGAGGCCGCGCGAGCCCTCCAGCGAGTCCTTCCAGGTGGCGAGCTTCTGGTGCGACGTGTGCGTCTGCCCGTGCGATCCCACGCACTGCCCCTGGTACAGCGCCTGGAGGCTCTCCGCGCTCGTCTTCGTCTGCCGCGTCTTCAGCGAGTCCCCGAGCACGAAGAAGATGCCGTTCGCCTTGCGGGCCTTCAGCATCGCCATGAGGCGGTCCGTCCCGCCGCCCGCGGGCGTGGGCCCGTCATCGAACGTGAGCAGGAACTGCCGGTCCGGCCAGTCCGAGCCCGTCACCTCGCCCGGCGCCAGCGTGAGGATCTCACTGGTGGGCCCGGGGAACAGCGCCGCAAGCCGCAGCTGCTCCTTCGCATAGAGGCCATAGAAGCGCGTGGCCATCTCCAGCCACGCCTGATGGCTGGCCGGCACGCCCGCCGCGAACGACTGTCCCTGCGCGACGACGTTCGCGGCGGTGGGGGCCGCGCCCTCGCAGCCCAGCTCGCTCGGGGCGGCACACGCCACGCGCGCCGCCTTCAGGTTCTCCGCCACGCGCCCCTTCACCTCGCCCAGCCAGCGGCGCACGGAGTCCTCGTGCACCTGCTTCACCCCGAGCAGCGTGCTCAGGGTGGCCACGTCGCTCCCTTCCAGCTCGCCCAGCGCGTTGGCGAAGGCGAGGTTCTCCGCGCGGGACGCCCGATCGAAATCCTTCGGGGAGCGGATGGGCTCGGGCCACAGCGAGCGATCCGCCGAGGCCACCTCCTTGGGACCCGCGGCCTGGGCCACCGGCCCGAGTACGAGGAGCGACGCGACAAGGAATGGAATGGATGGGCGCATGGCGGAGTCGTCCTGACTTACGGCTGACCGAGCTTCTGCTTCATCTTCTCGATGCCACTGCGGTAGGCGGGGTGCTCCTTCTTGCCCAGCGCGGCCTGGTAGTTCTCCAGCGCGTCACTCCACTGGCTCTGGCTCTCGTAGACGCGGGCGATGTTGTAGAAGGAGCTGGCCTGGATGGTGTTGGCGTTCGGGCCCGAGGCCAGCGCGATGGCCTTGCGGTTGGCCCACAGCGCCTCGGCGCTCCGGTCGAGCTTCTGGTACGCGAGGCCCAGGTTGCTGTACGCCTGCCCGTGCTCGGGGTTGTTGGCGATGGCCTCCAGGTAGAGCGCCACGGCCTCGTCCAGCTTCTTCGCGTGGTAGGCCTGCTCGCCCTGGCGGTTGAGCTTGTCCGCGAGCTTGACCTGATCCGACGACACCTCGGGAACGGACTTGAAGCCCTCGCCGGAGATGAGGCCCTGCATGAAGTCGCCGACCTTCGAGCGGTCGCTCACGTCGGTGAACTTGTTGATGTCATAGAACTCGCCGTTGTCGCCAATGCCAAACACCACCCAGACATTGCCTGCCTTGCCCTGGGGCGGCGTGAAGGTGCGGACGAGCGAGGAGCCCACATAGACAAACACCTTGGCCTGGCTCGCGTTGGACAGCGTGGTGGAGCCCTGCGCGTCGCCCTCGGTGTAGTTGTGCACGGCGTAGAGGTACTTCACGCCCGGCTTCTTCTTCTCCAGGGTGATGGTCTCCGGCCCGTAGCTCGTGGTGTCGTCCACGTCGAGGTTGGCCAGGTCCCCCTTCTTCTTGGAGAAGAAGACGTGGGTGGACGGGTGCACCAGGTGCGAGTCGAGGTCCGCCGGCTTGGCGCCCCAGTTCAGCACGATGCGCATGCCGTCCAGGTTCTGGGTCATCACGGGGCTGACGGCATACGTCAGGCCGTTGCACGGGCAGCGCGCCACGAGGTTGGAATAGCCATCCTTCTTCACGATGAGGCTGACGCCGCTGTCGTCCAGGCCGCCAAAGGGCTTCTCGAAGCGCACCGTGCCATCCGCCGCCGTGCTGCCCTGGACGGAGGCCTCACCGTTCTTCTGAAGGATGACCTCCGCGCCGGCGATGGTCTGATCCTTCACCGTCGCGCTGAGGATCTGCACCCGAACCGACTCTGCCCCCAACGCGCTCATCGGCAGTCCCAAACCCAGGGAGACCGCCAGCGCCAGAACCCGCTTCATCGTGTCACTCCGTCGAATCATTGAGATGGAAGGTGCGCCGCACGGGCCGCCCGGACGAAGTGATACTGCAAGGCGCTCGCCAGCCATAGCCCCCCATGCGCACACCGAAATGTGGGAGCGGGACCGCGCTCGCGGCGCGCCCGTGTGGCCAAAGGGACGCACCGGGCCCGCGAGAGGGCTCAGCCCGCGCGCGACGCCCGGTGCCACGCCACCAATCGCGCCACGCCCTCCTCCACCGGGACCTGGGGACGAAAGCCCGTCTCGCGCTCCAGCGCGGCGGTGTCCGCCCAGGTGGCCTCCATCTCGCCCACCTGGGCGGGCCGCGACTCCAGCCGGGCCGTCACACCGAGGTTCCGCTCGAGCAGCGCCACGAAGTCTCGCAGCGCCACCGCGCGGCCAAAGCCCACGTTGAGGACGCGGTGCGGCGGAGCCGAGGCCGGGGGCCTGTCGAGCACGCGCAGCACCGCCTCGGCCACGTCGTCCACGAAGGTGAAGTCGCGCCGCATCCACCCGTCGCCGTGCAGCGCGAGCGGTCGCCCCTCCTCCATCGCGCGCAGGAACAGCAAGGGCGCCATGTCCGGCCGGCCCCAGGGTCCGTACACGGTGAAGAAGCGCAGGCCCGTGGTGGGCAGCCCGTGCTGATAGCTGGCCGCGTGCGCCATCAGCTCATTGGCGCGCTTGGTGGCGCCGTAGAGATTGAGCGGGCGATCCGCCGCGGCGTCCTCGCGAAACGGCGGCGTCCCCGCGCCATAGACAGAGCTGGAGGAGGCGTAGACGAGGTGCCCGACCCGCGCCTCGCGGCAAGCCTCCAGCACCTGGAGGAAGCCCGTGACGTTGGTGTCCGTGTAGCGCCGGGGCTCGCTGCTCGCGTCGCGTACGCCCACGCGCGCGGCCAGGTGCACCACGGCCTGGGGTCGCTCGTGCGCGAACAGCTCACACAGCGCGGGCCCGTCCGTGATGTCCACCGGCTGGTAGAGGAAGCCCCGCGTGCCCAGGAGCCGCGCCAGCCGCGCCCGCCCCGCGTTCACATCGGTGGAGGCCGGCAGGTGATCCACACCCACCACGGTGTCGCCGCGCCCGAGCAATCGCTCACAGACATGAAACCCGATGAAGCCCGCCGCGCCTGTTACCAGAACCCGCATGCGCTCAGGGCACGGCCCGCACGGCGTCCACCGCCGCGCGCCGCAGGTACGACTGCCAATCCGACTGCGCGGCGTACACGCTGATGACGGGCTGGGAGCGGAAGGTGTCCGTCCACTTCACCTGTCCATCGGGGCCCACCACGCCCATGCGCAGCACCACGTCCGCCCGGCCCATCACCGCGGCGCCGGACACATCCAGCCAGTCCAGGATGATGACCACCGCGGCCTCGGCCTGGTTCTGCTGGATGAAGGACATCACCTCGTTGGTCTGCGGCAGCGGCGCCTCGGAGGCGCGCGTCGCCACCACCTCGAAGCCGCGCTCGCTCAGCACCGCCTCCGCCTGCCTCGCGAGCACCTGCCGAGGGTTGCTCTCATCGAGCATGTCCTGGCGATAGGTGCCCGTGGGCAGCCGCTCCACGCGCGAGCCGGACACCACCACCACCTTGCGGATGGCGCCCGGCGGACGCACCTCGCGCTGGCCCGCGCAGGACGCGGCGACGAGGCACAGCAGCAGGACGGGGACGACTCGGAGGGCGCGCATGCCCCCGACGCTAGGCCACCTCGCGGCCGCCCTCCACCGACATGTGACGCAACTGCGCGAGGCCAGACACCGCGTGTCTCCCTGCTCAGTCAAACAATCCTTGCAGGTAGTAGCGGCCGTCGCGCGCATCGCGGAACACCCACGCGGGCCCCAGTCCCTCGAAGAACACGCGGTAGTAATCGCGCGAGAAGGCCGACTCGGACCACCACTCACCGGCCAGTCGCTCCGGCCCTTCCATCATCGTCACCCCATGACGACGCCCGTTCAGCCAGGCCGCCTGCATCCCGCCGGATGACGACAGCTCTGCCTCCAGGCAGGCGGGCTGCGCCAACAACCGGGGCGGTCGCTCCCACGCCACCGAGTCCCGCCCCACCGCGCGCCCAGGCTCCGCGGGCCGCCCCAGCAACTCCATCCCCAGTCCCCGCCGCGCCTCCGGAGGTTGGAAGCGCCGAGGCTGGTGCGCGGCCTCGGGCCGGAACGCCGCCTCCAGCGCCGAGGAGAACAGCGACTCGTCCCCCATCGTGGTCACCAACCGGGACAGCACCACCTCCAGCGCCGCGTCCCCTTCCGGCACTTCGCCCAGCGAGAGCTGCTGACCCGAGTCCTCTCCGTGCTCGTCCACCCGCGCGGCCACCTCCACCACGGGGTGCTCCACGCGCTGCTCGCTCAGCCGGTGCCGGGCCAGATCCAACAGGAGCTTCGCGCGGGCCGTGGGGCGCGCCAGCGTCAGCGGCAGCTCCAGACACCCCGTGGGATCCAACTTCAGCCGGAAGGTGAGCTTCACCGCCGCCAGGCCTCGGCCGGACAGCCGCGCGCCCAGGCGATCCAGCAGCGTCTTCAGCGCGAACTGGAGCGGCTCGAAGGACTCGACAGGCCCCTCCAGCACCACCCGCTCCTCCAGCACTTCCTCCAGCACGGCGGGCACGAAGGGCGTGTCATCCGCGCCTCGACAGCGCGCTTGGATGCGTGCGCCCGCCGCGCCTCCGCGCGCCGTCACCGCCGCGGGAGGCAGCGCCGCCACCTGCCCCAGCGTGGACAGCCCGAGCGCCGAGAACGCCTCGGCCTCGCGAGACTCCAAGGCGGACAGCGACAGCGGCGAGAGCGCCCGGCCACTCTCGCCCTCGGCCACCACCTCCACGCGCCGCGCCCCATGCCGAGCCAGCGCCCGCGCGGTAAACGACTCCGAGGCCACCGCCACGTGCCCCCGGTAACCCTGCTCGGCGCAGACCTCCAGCACCCGGTTCCCCAGGGCCTCCTCGCCGCCCACCAGATGCGCCGCGCTCGCGTCGAACCACAGGCCTTCCGGCGCGCTGAGCTGGA harbors:
- a CDS encoding beta-1,3-galactosyltransferase is translated as MSHRNFSRSEFLALTGLLAGTSLLPTSANAAPGKPAAPASTGGAAPARPTSPPPSPDEWERLRHACRAAIPHEIPSDDGSELIRVGEWMKRQGIRGDFYGNSEFIQAFEKRIAEMLGFEDGCYMPTGTMGQLILLRIHADTTGKRSFGVHPSSHHVMHEDDAESELHGLQPVLLGPWSRPLLGNDVREAREPLGSVSVELPVRWLGGQLQTWEQLEDLKHACQERGVKLHMDGARLWESQPFYGRSYADICRGFDSVYVSLYKMVGALSGAMVVGSKELMRSARLWRHRHGGNLFQMTPYVASAAMRLDAALARIPAYVQRARTLTEALAADARITVLPRPVQTNMFHVFLRGDPMDLMRQRDRIAKESGIWVADGFGRTRVPGIAQTEIQIGEGLGKLTDAEAARAFWRLLEPA
- a CDS encoding AlkZ family DNA glycosylase, which encodes MSVSPTLTRRQINRATLARQMLLSREKVSTLDAVERLAGLQAQLARPPFLGLWSRVRDFQREDLSKLLLSRKVVRGTLMRGTLHLASARDYRAQRAVFQELFTQSAKSILRERAENLDVPALVAEARAFFDEQPRPFEALRDFLVARHPKFDERAMGFTVRMSLPVLQVPTEDDAWAFPGTTDFAVAETWLGAPLSTDVSPRELVLRYLAAFGPASVTDAQEWSGLSRLKDTFESLRPQLVTFRDERGRELFDLPKAPRPSEDVEAPVRFLPDFDNLILGHDDRTRVVADAHRKLISKANLRILPTFLVDGFAAGTWSCELKRSVAALELEPFGALTKPVRTALTEEGEALLRFMEPEARDFEVRVAGEAAKPARAAARTRARPPRR
- a CDS encoding polysaccharide deacetylase family protein; its protein translation is MRPSIPFLVASLLVLGPVAQAAGPKEVASADRSLWPEPIRSPKDFDRASRAENLAFANALGELEGSDVATLSTLLGVKQVHEDSVRRWLGEVKGRVAENLKAARVACAAPSELGCEGAAPTAANVVAQGQSFAAGVPASHQAWLEMATRFYGLYAKEQLRLAALFPGPTSEILTLAPGEVTGSDWPDRQFLLTFDDGPTPAGGGTDRLMAMLKARKANGIFFVLGDSLKTRQTKTSAESLQALYQGQCVGSHGQTHTSHQKLATWKDSLEGSRGLIASLGIQGNAKVLFRPPYGQRSAELTTFLKGEGASVVLWNIDSQDWNAKIGPAPMTDRLVSLMLLWRRGIVLFHDVHDKVHVALPQLLDFASTAGLQWRDCKSM
- a CDS encoding tetratricopeptide repeat protein, with protein sequence MKRVLALAVSLGLGLPMSALGAESVRVQILSATVKDQTIAGAEVILQKNGEASVQGSTAADGTVRFEKPFGGLDDSGVSLIVKKDGYSNLVARCPCNGLTYAVSPVMTQNLDGMRIVLNWGAKPADLDSHLVHPSTHVFFSKKKGDLANLDVDDTTSYGPETITLEKKKPGVKYLYAVHNYTEGDAQGSTTLSNASQAKVFVYVGSSLVRTFTPPQGKAGNVWVVFGIGDNGEFYDINKFTDVSDRSKVGDFMQGLISGEGFKSVPEVSSDQVKLADKLNRQGEQAYHAKKLDEAVALYLEAIANNPEHGQAYSNLGLAYQKLDRSAEALWANRKAIALASGPNANTIQASSFYNIARVYESQSQWSDALENYQAALGKKEHPAYRSGIEKMKQKLGQP
- a CDS encoding NAD-dependent epimerase/dehydratase family protein encodes the protein MRVLVTGAAGFIGFHVCERLLGRGDTVVGVDHLPASTDVNAGRARLARLLGTRGFLYQPVDITDGPALCELFAHERPQAVVHLAARVGVRDASSEPRRYTDTNVTGFLQVLEACREARVGHLVYASSSSVYGAGTPPFREDAAADRPLNLYGATKRANELMAHAASYQHGLPTTGLRFFTVYGPWGRPDMAPLLFLRAMEEGRPLALHGDGWMRRDFTFVDDVAEAVLRVLDRPPASAPPHRVLNVGFGRAVALRDFVALLERNLGVTARLESRPAQVGEMEATWADTAALERETGFRPQVPVEEGVARLVAWHRASRAG
- a CDS encoding DNA polymerase Y family protein, with the protein product MRRGYLHLVRFPVQRKVVESPELAGRPFVLVEESRGQRRVAFASTSALRAGARPGLTLTAACALEPSLGNFPYRPEAETAALVALGEALLGLCPGFQLSAPEGLWFDASAAHLVGGEEALGNRVLEVCAEQGYRGHVAVASESFTARALARHGARRVEVVAEGESGRALSPLSLSALESREAEAFSALGLSTLGQVAALPPAAVTARGGAAGARIQARCRGADDTPFVPAVLEEVLEERVVLEGPVESFEPLQFALKTLLDRLGARLSGRGLAAVKLTFRLKLDPTGCLELPLTLARPTARAKLLLDLARHRLSEQRVEHPVVEVAARVDEHGEDSGQQLSLGEVPEGDAALEVVLSRLVTTMGDESLFSSALEAAFRPEAAHQPRRFQPPEARRGLGMELLGRPAEPGRAVGRDSVAWERPPRLLAQPACLEAELSSSGGMQAAWLNGRRHGVTMMEGPERLAGEWWSESAFSRDYYRVFFEGLGPAWVFRDARDGRYYLQGLFD